In Rahnella sikkimica, the following are encoded in one genomic region:
- the cheR gene encoding protein-glutamate O-methyltransferase CheR has translation MNQPGSPMSADNTSIMAQMIQRLPLSDTHFRRISELIYQRAGIVLADHKREMVYNRLVRRLRILGLNDFSSYMALLESDSNSAEWQAFINALTTNLTAFFREAHHFPILAEHARSRPNNYSVWSTAASTGEEPYSIAMTLSEALGPKMANCRIQASDIDTQVLEKATAGVYRLEELRTLSPQQLQKFFLKGTGPHSGLVRARPELTQMVAFQQLNLLASQWQLNGPFDAIFCRNVMIYFDKETQEKILRRFVPLLKPGGLMFAGHSENFSQISREFYLRGQTVYGLAKER, from the coding sequence ACGCATTTCCGCCGGATCAGTGAGCTGATTTATCAGCGTGCGGGCATTGTACTGGCAGACCATAAACGCGAAATGGTCTACAACCGCCTGGTCCGGCGGTTGCGGATCCTCGGACTCAATGATTTCAGCAGTTACATGGCTTTGCTGGAAAGTGACAGCAACAGCGCGGAGTGGCAGGCGTTTATTAATGCCCTGACCACCAACCTGACGGCGTTTTTTCGCGAGGCGCATCACTTCCCGATTCTGGCGGAGCATGCCCGTTCGCGTCCGAACAATTACAGCGTGTGGAGTACGGCGGCATCGACCGGTGAAGAGCCTTACTCCATCGCCATGACGCTCAGCGAAGCGCTGGGGCCGAAGATGGCAAACTGCCGCATTCAGGCCAGTGATATCGACACGCAGGTGCTTGAAAAAGCCACGGCGGGCGTTTACCGGCTGGAAGAATTACGCACGCTCAGCCCGCAGCAGTTGCAAAAATTCTTCCTCAAAGGCACCGGCCCGCACAGTGGTCTGGTGCGTGCGCGCCCTGAGCTGACGCAGATGGTGGCTTTCCAGCAACTCAATCTGCTGGCAAGCCAGTGGCAGTTAAACGGGCCGTTTGATGCAATTTTCTGCCGTAATGTGATGATTTATTTTGATAAAGAAACACAGGAGAAAATTTTACGCCGATTTGTTCCGTTACTTAAACCGGGTGGCCTGATGTTTGCCGGACACTCCGAAAACTTCAGCCAAATCAGCCGGGAATTTTATTTGCGCGGCCAGACTGTCTACGGCCTCGCCAAGGAGAGGTAA